GTAGCTCGCAATATGGCCGCCGAGTTCGCCGTAGGCGCGGTTTGCGCGCACGACCATCGCCAGTGCATTCCAGCGCAGCACGCCCGCGAGTTTCTCTTCGATATCGAGATTGCCCGGATACGGCGGCTGCTGTTCGACGGGAATCGTGTTGGCATACGGGGTCGCCCGCGCCCGCGCCGATTCCACCCCGACCGACAGCGCGTGCTCCGCCAGCCGGTCGAACAGATACTGCGCGCGCTCCTTGCCGACGTGCGCGACGACCGCATCGAGCGCGTCCAGCCATTCGGCGGTTTCGCCGGGGTCGGCATCTTCGCGACCCCGCGCGAGAGAAAGAAGCTGGCTCGTTCCGTTCGACAAGTCCGTCATGGCGCGACTCCGCTGGCTGGCTGGTATCAATCGAGGATAACCAGCCCCGCGCAGAATGTGCATCTCATTTGGCTGCCGGCGCGCTTTACGGTAGGGTGTTTATTCCTCGAAAACCCGCAAAACAGGAATCTTCCAACTATGAGCTCGCAAGCGAAGGAGCGGCTGGACCGCACCGATATTGGTATTCTCAATGCGCTTCAGCAGAATGCGCGCGTCACCAATTCGGAGTTGGCGCGTGCCGTCAACCTGTCGCCGACGCCGTGCTTCAACCGCGTGCGTGCCCTGGAAAAGGCCGGGTTATTCAAGCAGCACGTCACGTTGCTCAACCCCGAGGCGCTCGGCTTGAGCATCAACGTGTTCATTCAGGTGAGTCTGGAGAAGCAGATCAAGGACGCGCTCGCGCGTTTCGAGCAGGCGATCAGCGAGCGTCCCGAGGTGATGGAGTGCTACCTCATGACGGGCGATGCTGACTACCTACTGCGCGTAGTGCTGCCCGACGTCGCGGCGCTGGAACGCTTCATTCTGGAGCGGCTCACGAAAATGCCGGGCGTGTCGAATATCCGCTCGAGCTTCGCGCTCAAGCAGGTGCGATACAAGACAGCATTGCCGTTGCCGGCGTCCGGTTTGACGTTGCCCGAGTCGAAACGGGGCGAGGAAGATTGGACATGACTTCGCCCAAGACAAAGGCTCCCGGAGCGGG
This genomic interval from Caballeronia sp. LZ062 contains the following:
- a CDS encoding Lrp/AsnC family transcriptional regulator; the encoded protein is MSSQAKERLDRTDIGILNALQQNARVTNSELARAVNLSPTPCFNRVRALEKAGLFKQHVTLLNPEALGLSINVFIQVSLEKQIKDALARFEQAISERPEVMECYLMTGDADYLLRVVLPDVAALERFILERLTKMPGVSNIRSSFALKQVRYKTALPLPASGLTLPESKRGEEDWT